The window caaatattttttcaagtgAATTTATAATTCTTGCACATTTTGACAATTTACCTCAGGTGTGATTTCAACTTCACTTTCTCTTGGGAACAGCAGGGGTAACACATCTGGTCTACAGCTGATTAGTGGCCAGACACCAGTGTCCTTCAATCccttttttaattgttttagttgAGCACCGGCTCGGCCAAGGAcctgtaaattaaaataatatttagtattgtaaaaataacaatatataatCTAAATAACAATTATAAGTAGTATGAATGTGTATAATAAACTAGAATATTCTTTGATGAAGTTTGTTAACTTTGTAGTGTTGTTTAGGAAAAAAATAGAAACATAGGAGGacacatataatatattacagCATGAGTGAGAAGCTGTTGGAAGAGCAGCATCTTGTTGCTCCTCTTGTTTGGTACAGCAAAGTAAAAGTCCAAACAAAGGTTGGAAACTTGTGAGGTCTCATCCTCAGTCCATTCATCTTTCAGCAGCTATAAAATACAAGCATTATTAAGTGCACAGAATTAGCAGATATTTTTTACATGTCTGCATTTCATCAGAACCCATAAAACACTGTTGAAAGACCTGGCTAATTTTATCTACTCACTAGACGAATCGTCTCCCTTTGTTCAATGTCTGGGCAGTCCTCTAAACAGAGATTTGTGGTGGCTGTGTCCTTTGTGCCCCCTGTCAAAGAATGTACTATTGCCAGGCTTAGGCCTGACAAAGCAGGACCTTGATTGATTAATGAGTGGCCAATCATTCTTCCAGCCATCACAAAAGTTCACTCTCAACAAGTACAGCTGATGCAGTAGGCAAAGGTGGTCTATTTCCCCCTCAAACAGAGTGGTCTCTGCTGCATTTCCTGATAAGAATACATTGCAATTAgaaaattacagtacataacaacaagctttttaattttattttttttcaaaacttgaattttgaaatattttacagcaaaactttacaataaggtttaatttattaacattagttattgtattaactaaaatgaaataccCATGAGCTATAAATgtgttacaatatttattaatcttttttaatgttagttagtacaacttttgattttaattatgtatttgtaaatgttgCAATTAACTTAACTAATCTTAACTAAAGAAACCTTATTGTAAGGTGTTACCAGTTTTAAAGCTGGACAGTAAATTGACAAACAGATAGATTGCTAGATAATGTTGTGTCTGATTAATATAGCAATGCTAGATACATCTCGCTTCATAAGGTAAATTAGATTTTCTGTTTCTGAAGGccatcaacaacaaaacactgcCAAAAAACATTACTCTCTATGAGGACACTAAAATggctgttaaataaatatacttcttCACTTAACTAGATGCATAGTCCTGTACATTTGCTAATTTATGTGAAAACTGCATTAGCAATATTTCATACCATAGTTCAGTTTAAATCCATGCTTTAATTTAGCAATGGTTGTTGACAGGATATGTCTAGTCACTCCAATGCCAATTGCAGCATCTCCTACAAAACACAAAGTATTCAaagaattaaacaaacaaacaaaaatgttccATTCAAAAAAATGAATAGATTAAGTTATACTTGTTTATGCAGACTACAGTACTGATAGGTTCAGCACCATGTATCAATATTATTGTTATCGATTTTTAtaaagttatatattatatatatccATCTCTAATATATGCGTTAGAGATGGAAATTGTTTATTAGAATCACATGTTTTAGAAACATCTTCTGTTTTTAACTTGATACCTTGAATGTGACAGTTAAATGGAGCAGCCCACTGGTTCTTTTCACGTTGTTGTTTGTAAAATGAAATGAGGGACCTGTCCCGTTCCTCATCAGTATCCCTGGAATCCAGTGACAGAAAAAGGGTTGGCTGCCTTTTACCTCCTTCACGCAAATGCTCAAAGAAGAGCTGTACAGCCTCCTGAGGGTTTTCCACTGTTTtccattctaaaaaaaaaagacagaaaattagaactattaatttttttaatcaaattaaatagaCAACGACTTGGCAATCATAAAGTTGGAGCCCATGAGATATTGCATATCATATGTAGCCAAGCCATGCATTAATCCTATGTCTGAGTATGTGCCCCAACAAAGAACAAGAGTCATACAATTTTTACAGTTTGTACGTAAAAAGAATGTTAAAGTTTTATGTAAGACCAAGTTTCATTTGATTCGATTTGTATGAGCGCAGTAGCATTGAGATGACCTCAAGCTGTAAAAGTCTCagaacttttaattttatttattttgattcagtttaaaaaaaaattcacttattttccaataaaatgtaattattaattacttCACAAATGTATAACCATAACTGTTGACATTCACAATTGTATAATTCACCTTCTGTTGCTGGTCCTGAAATACGAGATGAATGAGCTCCAGATGATGGCCCTGGCTGCTCCATGTCATCTTCAAAACCCCTTGTACTGAATGATCTTAGaccaatataaaatataagacatTTACCTTACAAATAACACTGATGCAGttataaacaatttaatgtttatgttGTTGTGCTATGCACAATCCCTAGTCCATCTCACAAGCATTTAGTACTATGGGTCATAGCAGCCTTCATAACAACTGAATTCATGCCTTCTTTTATTGTTTGTAATGTCAAGTATAGCCACATAGTATACATATTgacctggtttcacagacagagcTTAGATTAAGCCAGGATTATGCCTTAAATGTCCTCAATTAGGACATTGCGACGGTCAAACGACGCACTTACTGACGCACTTACTGTCCAATGATTCTAGGTGGTCTTGGAAATGATTGGCTGGAGTTTTTCGAGTCCTGCCCGTTCCACAGATGATTAAATtgcttaattttcatttcagtgcTTCTAACTCAGTGGCTGTAAGTGGGTTAGGAATAGGATTTCaagttattttgaaaaaattgacaaaaaagaaaattacataccccacctttaagtcTGGGACCATCTTAAGCATTGTGTGTGAAACCACAAGGCTTGACTGCATAAATCCTTATAATAAGATTTTAGTACCAAGCATATATAtcaaagttaataaaaaaaacaattaaaaaaaacgtaTACCTCTCAGCACATAAACTGCCATGATAAGGTAATACAGACAATGGCAACTCCTTTTGGCATATAGGGCACACCTGTAATGACAagaaaatgtatacaaaaagtAAAAGTTAGCAGGAAAGTAAgtcttgttttaaatgcaataaaatttgAGAAATAAGCATTACCGCAAggctgtcttcagaaacatctCTGGCACCTGCATCAGTATTTGTGACCTGATCCTCTAAATCTGTATCCTCCACAATGACTAGATCAATATTCTcctgtaatttaaaaattatattaaccTGCCTCAGTTACTTTAGTTAAAGTTATTGCCATTGGTGTGAACATGTTTTACGACATGTACACATACAGTCATTGTGGACcaaagacatttatttaaataaaaatgtaattgtgtgtGTAACGTAggtaaaaactgtattttgctGCTGTGCAAATATGGCTATACAAAACTCACAATTGGTGCAAATGTGTACACAACTCACATTGGAATTTAGTTTGCACTCCTCGGCATGCAAAGCCAACATTTGCAGTGGCATGGTGGTGTTGCAGGTGACACAGGGAACCTTTGGC is drawn from Onychostoma macrolepis isolate SWU-2019 chromosome 16, ASM1243209v1, whole genome shotgun sequence and contains these coding sequences:
- the LOC131522468 gene encoding uncharacterized protein LOC131522468, whose protein sequence is MDIVTIMEEEFPKLQPLQGRWMFYKATGGSGQRRMTLISMDTEGYSGRQIRSVSNSGKNVLFLVPLQEEMDTQPLPYNSAEFAKMPKVPCVTCNTTMPLQMLALHAEECKLNSNENIDLVIVEDTDLEDQVTNTDAGARDVSEDSLAVCPICQKELPLSVLPYHGSLCAERSFSTRGFEDDMEQPGPSSGAHSSRISGPATEEWKTVENPQEAVQLFFEHLREGGKRQPTLFLSLDSRDTDEERDRSLISFYKQQREKNQWAAPFNCHIQGDAAIGIGVTRHILSTTIAKLKHGFKLNYGNAAETTLFEGEIDHLCLLMIGHSLINQGPALSGLSLAIVHSLTGGTKDTATTNLCLEDCPDIEQRETIRLLLKDEWTEDETSQVSNLCLDFYFAVPNKRSNKMLLFQQLLTHAVLGRAGAQLKQLKKGLKDTGVWPLISCRPDVLPLLFPRESEVEITPEMILQAIQWPQTQHTEDSEDSDADDIQPEKLNLVTGLLRTFVEHASPSNLRKLLKFWVGWEVVPRTLKLEVVQSSGPNQLPKAYTCQERIRLPDHYTSLSALTADMMVCLQSVESGFGLV